One genomic region from Peromyscus eremicus chromosome 20, PerEre_H2_v1, whole genome shotgun sequence encodes:
- the Mb gene encoding myoglobin — MTLSDGEWQLVLNAWGKVETDLAGLGQEVLISLFTSHPETLEKFDKFKNLKSADEMKGSEDLKKHGCTVLTALGGILKKKGQHAAEIQPLAQSHATKHKIPVKYLEFISDAIIQVLKGKLSGDFGADAQGAMSKALELFRNDIAAKYKELGFQG; from the exons ATGACGCTCAGTGATGGGGAGTGGCAGCTGGTGCTGAATGCCTGGGGGAAGGTGGAGACTGACCTTGCCGGCCTTGGACAGGAAGTCCTCATCAG TCTGTTTACAAGTCACCCTGAGACTCTGGAAAAGTTTGACAAGTTCAAGAACCTGAAGTCGGCAGATGAAATGAAGGGCTCAGAGGACCTGAAGAAGCATGGCTGCACCGTGCTCACAGCCCTGGGTGGCATCCTGAAGAAAAAGGGACAGCATGCTGCGGAGATCCAGCCTCTGGCCCAGTCACACGCCACCAAGCACAAGATCCCAGTCAAGTACCTGGAG TTTATCTCAGACGCCATCATCCAGGTCCTGAAGGGCAAACTTTCCGGGGACTTTGGAGCAGATGCTCAGGGCGCCATGAGCAAGGCCCTGGAGCTGTTCCGGAATGACATTGCCGCCAAGTACAAGGAGCTGGGCTTCCAGGGATAA